The DNA region AACCCATGCATTGATTATAATGTTTGAAATGGTACTAGGCATGTTGTTTAGGTTGATAAAGTTTAATAAAGTTTGAAACTTTCAGTAATGGTTTCAAGAGATTTCTATGATTTCGAGAAGAAGAGGGAGTGTAAGAGTCTGTGTATATTTCATATGAAGAACAAAAGGAATTACAAGGACTATATTCACCACAGCTGGTCAAAAAACTAGATCTTACATTTTAGGGACCTAGTACTCATCTCCAGCCATTAAGGTCATCGGAGGATATCTACCATCCACCTGGAGGAAGATGGGAAGACCTAGTACAATCATATAAGATAAGAATACCAGCTGTAATCTTTCTAAAACTAGAAAATGAAACTAGCCGTTGTATTTTTGAATTCTAACGGCTCATTCTAATTTTAGCAAGTTCTTCATTTCTTCAAACTTCTCAGCTTCCATTCGGTTTCAACTGTAGGATTAGCTTCTGCAGATTAACTCCAAGGCTAGTAGGCAGCTTAATTCTCAACAGCCTCTCCTAAGCTGCTTACTGGCTTCACTCCTAACTTCATCCTTAAGTAATTGAATCGCTCTTTAGGCAAGGCTTTTGTAAATATATCTGCCAACTGTTCTTCACTTCTGCAGTATTTCACATCAATGGATCCATGTTACAATGTTTCCCGAATAAAGTGATATTTCCTGTTTATATGTTTGGTTCTCTGATGAAAAACTGGATTTTTGACCATCGATATTGCTGACATGTTGTCACAAAACAATGGTGTTTCTTCAGTTTGCATTTCACCAAAATCATCCAACACAAATCTTAGCCAGATAACTTGAGCTGTTGCCTCAGCTGCTGAGACGTACTCAGCTTCTGCAGTTGACAATGCAACTGTGTTTTGCTTGACTGAGGCCCATGAGAATGTACCACTACCAAAACTGAATGCATACCCTGATGTGCTTCTACTGTCATCTTCACTGCCAGCCCAATCTGAGTCACAAAATCCAATCAAAACAGCATCCTTGTCCCTCGTGAACTCAATGCCATAGCTGAGAGTACCTTGAATATATCTGAGAACTCTTTTAGCTATTCCCATGTGCTTCTTCGTGGGACCATGCATGAATCTTGATAACAAGCTGGCTGCATACATTATATCAGGCCTGGTTGTAGTTAAATATAACAAGCTGCCAACAATTTTCCTAAACAAACCTTCATCAGCCAGCTCACTTCCATCAACTTTCTTCAGTTTCTCACCAGTGGGTAAGGGAATTGTCATTGACTTACAATCCTCAAGGCCAAACTTTACAAGTAAGGATTTTGCATACTTGCTTTGATGAATGAATACCCCTTTATTAGTTTGTAGAACTCACATTCCCAAGAAATGATGTAAGAGTCATAAATCAGTCATCTTATACTTCTGCATCATGTCTCTTTTAAACTCACTGAGTAATGCATTACTGCTTCCAGTATAAactatatcatcaacatatatagagACAATGATCAGTTTTCCTTCTTCATCAGTTTTGGTATATAAGGTGGCCTCACTGGTGCTTATTTTAAAGTTGCAACTAGTGAGATAAGTGTCAATCTCACTGTACCAGGCTTTAGGAGCCTGCTTCAAACCATAGAGAGCCTTCTTTAACTTATAGACCTTATGATTTGCATTTTCCACTTCAAAACCCTCTGGTTGTTCAGTGTAAACCTCCTCCTCAAGTACTCAATTCAAGAAGGCTGACTTAACATCTAATTGGAACAACTTCCAACCTTTTTGTGCTACAAGTGCAATCAAGGTTCTAATTGTATCTAACCTTGCCACTGAGGCAAAGGTTTCATTATAATCAATACCAGGTTTTTGAGCATACCCTTTTGCCACAAGCCTAGCCTTGTGTTTTTGAACTGTTCCATCCAGATTCAGCTTGgttttgaacacccatttgACTCCTATGACTGGTTTGTCCGCATGCCTTTCCACCAGCTCCCAAGTTCCATTCTTCTTAATAGTTTCAATCTTAGCATTCATTGCTTCCTTCCATGCTTTGTCTTTAATAGCTTCATGATAAGTTTCAGGTTCAATAATGGTCATATGACATCTTCCATAAATGTCCTCCAAGCTTCGCAGCTTTACTGCTGTATTGCTCGGTGTTGACCCTTGACTGGTACTGCCAGTGTTGCTTCCAGAGACATGTTCATCATCTGAGACTAATTAAGTGAGATTTGGAAAGTCGGTGCTTTGAGTTTCATGAGAGGATTCTTCTGTTTCAGTTATCCCAgaattttcatttccaaaaatgAGAGGCATGTAGACTGTTTCAACTTGCTTGCTTTCCCAATTCCAGGATTTGTTCTCATCTAATACAACACTTCTTGAGAGTATAATCTTCTCAGTTTGAAGATTATAGATCCTGTAGCATTTCTCATAGTTGCCATAGCCCATAAAGATTCACTtgcttgctttgtcatcaaattTCTGTCTAAGATTTGATGGAATGTGACTGTAATAAATGCTTCCAAACACTCTCAGGTGTTTTACACCTGGTTTTCTTCCTATGAAGGCTTCAAATGGAGTCTTGCCCTTCACTGAGGTTGTAAGACATCTATTCTGCAAGTATACTACAGTTCCAACAGCTTCAGCCCAAAAAACCATAGAGATGTTCCTCTCAGCCATCATTGATCTTGCCATTTCACCAATGGTTCTATTTCTTCTCTCAGCAACTCCATTTTGCTGAGGGAAATATGTAACTGTTAATTGCCTCTCTATTCCAATGTTAGAACAGAAATCTAAGAATTCATAAGAGGTATATTCACCCCCTCTGTCACTTCTCAGCTTCTTAAGCTTGAAACCACTTTGTAGCTCCACAAAgactttaaattttttaaacacATTGAACACATCAGATTTGTTCCTGAGGAAATACACCCAACACATTCTTGAGAAGTCATCAATGAATGTGATGAAGTACCTGTTGCCACCAATGGATTCATTATACATTGGTCCACAGACATCAGTGTGCACCAGTTATAGTGGATGACTTGCTCTCCACACCTTTTCTTTATCAAATGGTTCTCTGTGCATCTTCCCAGAAACACAACTCTCATatatttccttcatctccgATAATTCAGGCAAACCAAGCACCATTTTTTCTCTCTGCATCCTTTTCAGATTGCTGAAGTTCAAATGACTAAGCCTTTTATGCCAGATCCATGACTCTTCTTCAATTGAGGCTCTTCTAGCTACTGGATTTATAGATTCTAAAGACAATGGAAAGCATCTATTCCCTGCCATAACTACCTTGGCTACCACATTCTCTAGATTGCTGTCATCAAAGATCACAACCATGTTACCACCAAACAGAACATAATAGCCGTGTTCCATCATTTGGCCAACACTCAACAGATTTTCATCTAGTCCTGGAACCAAAAGAACTTCATTGATGTATCTCTTCCCATGCTTTGTATTCACTACCAGTGTTCCCTTGCCTGTTGCTTGAACCAAATCACCAGTCCCCATTTTAACTTTACAAGTAACTGATCTGTCAAGATTCAACATGAGAGACTCTTGAGAGGTCATGTGATTGCTGCAAGCACTATCCACAGACCACACAGATTTATCCTGAGCTATTGATGTTGAGTGACAAGCATAAAACATTGTACCAGTGGTCACACCTTCCTCATTTGCACAGTTAGCAACCTGTTTGTCATTGTCACAATCCTTTGTAGTGTGTCCAAATCTGCCACACTTACCACATTTTGGTTTTCCCTTATACCTACAAATGCCAAAATGATATTTATCACAAGTTTGACACTATGGTTTCACATCACCTTGACTGCTGCTTCCTTGTCTACTTTGGAAAATGTTTCGATTTCCCTAATTTCCACCATTTTGATTGTTCCAACTAAAGTTACCATTGCCATTCCAGTTGTTACTTTGTGACCAGttcttctctttcttgtttTGTTGCCATTTATGGTTCTGTTTAGTCTGCGCACTTTTATAATTTCCACTAGTACTGCCATGAATACTACCTCCAATTTTTAGGCTACTAAATGCCCTCTCAGTACCAGGAAGCTTGTCCCTGTCATCATGTAagtcttttcttttatcatatACTTTGACAGATGCAATGACTTGTTCAACACTAATAGCATCCAAATCTCGAGTTTCCTCAATAATAGATACAATGGACTTATACCTCCTACTTAGACTCATCAATAATTTCTGCACAATTCTCTGTTCAGACACATCTTCACTAAGAGACTTCAACTTGTTCACAATTCCAAAGAACCTACCCAAATAGTCATCTAGGTTTTCACTATCTATCATTCTCATATACTCAAAATCAGCCCTAACTGCTTGAAGTTTTACAGCTGTTACCTTTTTATCTCATCTGAACTCTCTCCTCAGAATGTCCCATGCCATTTTGCAGTCTTCTCATTTCTGATGCGAAGGAAGAGCTTATCTGATATAGCTCCTTGTATG from Malus domestica chromosome 01, GDT2T_hap1 includes:
- the LOC139188107 gene encoding secreted RxLR effector protein 161-like, with amino-acid sequence MTIPLPTGEKLKKVDGSELADEGLFRKIVGSLLYLTTTRPDIMYAASLLSRFMHGPTKKHMGIAKRVLRYIQGTLSYGIEFTRDKDAVLIGFCDSDWAGSEDDSRSTSGYAFSFGSGTFSWASVKQNTVALSTAEAEYVSAAEATAQVIWLRFVLDDFGEMQTEETPLFCDNISEEQLADIFTKALPKERFNYLRMKLGVKPVSSLGEAVEN